From the genome of Anaerolineae bacterium, one region includes:
- a CDS encoding chemotaxis protein CheA: MSEYKDLFLSESQEHLQAMNQHLLALEQRPDDEEAMNSVFRAAHTLKGMASTMGYEQMAGLAHALEDLLDAVRQRRLLPSPAWFDLAFGAADALQTLLNDIAGDQPPSIDAEGWVERLRSFLTRGQPQEAGPAAPAAPTAGLPGAPAGPAGLIRLKIFLDANSSLKGARAYSLLRQLEELGRVVDSMPHADDLTRIDWGTELVVFLLTELPAEQIVEVLRAAPDVVHVEAHSTVETAEPAGEPARSTAAEAPVPSAPGAPPAEAAGAGMVRIRLQHLDHLLNLVGELVISRSRLWQAAEQNPTPALMEALEDQTRLLNELRDAVLASRLVPIGQIFDRFPRMVRDLLKQQGKEARFIIEGRDMELDRAVVERLSDPLLHLLRNAVDHGLEPPAERLAAGKPAEGLIRLSARPEQDMAVIEVSDDGRGLNREIIEQTAVARGIITPEQLHEMTDEQVFLLICDPRFSTNASVTQVSGRGVGMSVVKQAMDELRGELEILSRPGKGTTFRLRLPITIALTEALLVQAGPDQYAIPLNYINRLVEVGHERIGFLGNKRVLNLERTIPLLSLPELLGTFSPAGPANGSTNGRAYVILTGRGRQEVGVLVDRVLGKDEIVVKPLKGILRSVPGLAGATILGDGRVVLILDLANLIQRRR, from the coding sequence ATGAGCGAATATAAAGACCTGTTTCTCAGCGAGTCCCAGGAGCACCTGCAGGCCATGAACCAGCACCTGCTGGCGCTGGAACAGCGGCCTGACGATGAGGAGGCCATGAACAGCGTGTTCCGGGCCGCCCATACCCTCAAGGGCATGGCCAGCACCATGGGCTATGAGCAGATGGCCGGCCTGGCCCATGCACTGGAGGATCTGCTGGATGCTGTCCGACAGCGCCGGCTGTTGCCTTCCCCAGCCTGGTTCGACCTGGCCTTTGGGGCGGCCGACGCTCTGCAGACCCTGCTGAACGATATCGCCGGCGACCAGCCCCCCTCCATTGATGCGGAAGGCTGGGTGGAACGTTTGCGCTCCTTCCTCACCCGCGGCCAGCCCCAGGAAGCCGGCCCGGCGGCCCCCGCCGCACCGACCGCCGGCCTGCCTGGCGCCCCGGCAGGCCCTGCCGGGCTCATCCGCCTGAAAATCTTCCTAGACGCCAACTCCTCCCTGAAGGGCGCTCGGGCATACTCCCTGCTCCGCCAGTTGGAGGAACTCGGCCGGGTCGTGGATTCCATGCCGCATGCCGATGACCTCACTCGCATAGATTGGGGCACGGAACTGGTTGTCTTCCTACTGACAGAACTGCCGGCCGAACAAATCGTTGAGGTGCTCCGCGCCGCCCCGGATGTCGTGCACGTGGAAGCCCATTCCACCGTAGAGACAGCGGAACCCGCCGGCGAACCCGCACGCTCGACAGCCGCCGAAGCCCCGGTCCCCTCGGCGCCCGGGGCCCCGCCGGCTGAGGCGGCCGGCGCCGGCATGGTGCGCATCCGGCTCCAGCACCTGGACCACCTGCTGAACCTGGTGGGTGAGCTGGTCATCAGCCGCAGTCGTCTGTGGCAGGCCGCCGAGCAAAACCCCACCCCTGCCCTGATGGAAGCGCTCGAGGATCAAACCCGCCTGCTGAACGAACTGCGCGATGCGGTGCTGGCCTCGCGCCTGGTGCCTATCGGCCAGATTTTCGACCGCTTCCCGCGCATGGTGCGGGACCTCCTCAAACAGCAGGGGAAAGAAGCGCGCTTCATTATCGAAGGGCGGGACATGGAGCTGGACCGGGCGGTGGTAGAGCGCCTGAGCGACCCATTACTGCATCTCCTGCGCAACGCGGTGGACCATGGGCTGGAGCCGCCGGCGGAGAGGCTGGCGGCCGGCAAGCCGGCCGAAGGGCTGATCCGCTTGTCGGCGCGTCCCGAGCAGGATATGGCGGTGATCGAGGTCTCCGACGACGGGCGAGGGCTGAACCGGGAAATCATTGAGCAGACCGCGGTCGCCCGCGGCATCATCACCCCCGAGCAACTGCACGAGATGACCGACGAGCAGGTGTTCCTGCTCATCTGCGACCCGCGCTTCTCGACCAACGCCTCCGTGACCCAAGTCTCGGGCCGCGGGGTCGGCATGTCGGTGGTCAAGCAGGCCATGGATGAACTGCGCGGCGAGCTGGAAATCCTCTCGCGCCCCGGCAAAGGCACCACATTCCGCCTGCGCCTGCCCATCACCATCGCCCTGACCGAGGCACTGCTGGTCCAGGCCGGCCCCGACCAGTATGCCATCCCCCTGAACTATATCAACCGCCTGGTCGAGGTAGGACATGAGCGCATCGGTTTCCTGGGGAACAAGCGCGTGCTGAACCTGGAGCGCACCATCCCACTGCTGTCCCTGCCCGAACTGCTGGGAACCTTTTCCCCGGCCGGCCCGGCGAACGGCAGTACCAACGGCCGCGCCTATGTGATACTGACAGGGCGCGGCCGGCAGGAAGTCGGCGTGCTGGTAGATCGTGTGCTGGGGAAGGACGAGATCGTGGTCAAGCCGCTCAAGGGTATTCTGCGGTCTGTGCCGGGCCTGGCCGGCGCGACCATTTTAGGAGACGGCCGCGTGGTGCTCATCCTCGACCTGGCCAACCTGATCCAGCGCCGGCGCTGA
- a CDS encoding response regulator, whose amino-acid sequence MSRFRTLVVDDAVFVRRAIAQILRPSEFEVVGEASNGKEAVQEYRRLQPDVVLMDIMMPEMDGIEAVRQIKQEHPDARIVMCSALGQEKVIIEALSAGALDFIVKPFLPDKVLATLRHVMRLSQKGGEHSDT is encoded by the coding sequence ATGAGCCGATTTCGCACCCTGGTGGTGGATGACGCGGTGTTCGTCCGCCGGGCCATCGCCCAGATACTTCGTCCCAGCGAGTTTGAAGTCGTGGGCGAGGCCTCCAACGGCAAGGAAGCCGTCCAGGAATATCGCCGGCTCCAGCCGGACGTGGTATTGATGGACATCATGATGCCGGAGATGGACGGCATCGAGGCCGTGCGCCAGATCAAACAGGAACACCCTGATGCCAGGATCGTCATGTGCAGTGCGCTCGGTCAGGAAAAGGTCATCATTGAAGCACTTTCCGCCGGCGCGCTCGATTTCATCGTCAAGCCTTTTTTACCCGATAAAGTGCTGGCCACCCTCCGCCATGTGATGCGGTTATCCCAGAAGGGCGGGGAACACAGCGATACATGA
- the fusA gene encoding elongation factor G, whose product MSTYSPDKIRNVVLVGHSSSGKTTLAEAILFNTGALKRRGLVDDGNTVSDFDPEEIRRKISINTSVLPCEYQQAKINVLDAPGYLDFVGEVKGAIAAADTAIVVVDAVAGIEVGTELVWSYLDESNLPRVVFVNKMDRENANFGRVVSQLSDLFETRIIPFQLPIGSQETFQGVVDVIKMKAYLGEEGKEAEVPAELQEQANEYRQAIVEAAAESDDELIMKYLEGEELTLEEIVKGLRKRIAENELVGVFCGSALKNIGIRALMDAFVDYLPSPAERVIAGKRVNTGEEVELRADPNGPLVARVFKTTADPYVGKLSYFRVLSGTMRSDSRVVNASDGSEERIGTIFFMRGKEQIPTDEVGPGDIGAVAKLSKTTTGETLCSKDDPITVEPIKFPNPVYSVAIFPKTKADLDKMSSALARLLEEDPTLKVEREPGTGETIMSGMGDTHIDIAVRKLQAKFGLELVTDVPKVPYRETITKVASAQGRHKKQTGGRGQFGDVFIRFEPLERGAGFEFADEIFGGAVPKNYIPAVEKGLREIMEHGVLAGYPTVDFRAVLYDGSYHPVDSSELAFKLAAHLAFKKGIPEAGPVLLEPIMLVKVTVPEEYMGDVISDFNTRRGRVQGMHQEKGRATVTALVPLAEMLRYAIDLRGLTQGRGLFTMEFSHYDIVPSHIAQKIIEQAAKEKAENE is encoded by the coding sequence ATGTCAACGTATAGCCCTGATAAGATCCGCAACGTGGTGCTCGTGGGACACAGCAGTTCCGGCAAAACCACCCTGGCCGAGGCAATCTTGTTCAACACGGGCGCGCTCAAGCGCCGCGGCCTGGTGGATGATGGCAATACCGTCTCCGACTTTGACCCGGAGGAAATCCGGCGCAAAATTTCCATCAACACCTCCGTTCTGCCCTGCGAGTACCAGCAGGCCAAGATCAACGTCCTGGATGCGCCCGGCTATCTCGACTTCGTCGGCGAGGTGAAAGGAGCCATTGCTGCCGCCGATACCGCCATTGTGGTGGTGGACGCGGTGGCCGGCATCGAAGTCGGCACCGAACTCGTCTGGTCCTACCTCGACGAATCGAACCTGCCGCGGGTCGTCTTCGTCAACAAGATGGACCGCGAGAACGCCAACTTCGGGCGCGTCGTCTCCCAGCTCTCCGATCTCTTTGAAACCCGCATCATCCCCTTCCAGCTCCCCATCGGCAGTCAGGAAACCTTCCAGGGCGTGGTGGACGTCATCAAGATGAAGGCCTACCTGGGAGAGGAAGGCAAAGAGGCGGAGGTGCCGGCCGAACTGCAGGAGCAGGCCAACGAGTACCGCCAGGCCATCGTCGAAGCCGCCGCCGAGAGCGATGACGAGCTTATCATGAAATACCTGGAGGGCGAGGAGCTCACCCTCGAGGAAATCGTGAAGGGCCTGCGCAAGCGCATCGCCGAGAACGAGCTGGTGGGGGTGTTCTGCGGCTCCGCCCTGAAAAACATCGGCATCCGCGCCCTGATGGACGCTTTCGTGGATTATCTGCCCTCGCCGGCGGAGCGCGTCATCGCCGGCAAGCGAGTCAACACCGGCGAGGAAGTTGAACTGCGCGCCGACCCCAACGGCCCGTTAGTGGCGCGCGTCTTCAAGACCACCGCCGACCCCTACGTCGGCAAGCTGAGCTACTTCCGCGTGCTCTCCGGCACCATGCGCAGTGATTCGCGCGTGGTCAACGCCTCGGATGGGAGCGAGGAACGCATCGGCACCATCTTCTTCATGCGGGGCAAGGAACAGATACCCACGGACGAAGTGGGGCCGGGCGACATTGGCGCCGTCGCCAAGCTGTCCAAGACCACGACCGGCGAAACGCTGTGCAGCAAGGACGATCCCATCACGGTGGAGCCCATCAAGTTCCCCAACCCGGTCTACAGCGTGGCCATCTTCCCCAAGACCAAGGCGGACCTGGACAAAATGTCCAGCGCCCTGGCCCGACTGCTGGAAGAAGACCCGACACTGAAGGTCGAGCGCGAGCCGGGCACCGGCGAGACCATTATGTCCGGCATGGGGGATACCCACATTGATATCGCCGTCCGCAAACTGCAGGCCAAATTCGGCCTGGAGCTGGTCACCGACGTGCCCAAAGTGCCCTACCGCGAGACCATCACCAAGGTCGCGTCCGCCCAGGGCCGGCATAAGAAGCAGACCGGCGGCCGCGGCCAGTTCGGCGATGTTTTCATCCGCTTCGAGCCGTTGGAGCGCGGCGCCGGCTTCGAGTTCGCCGATGAGATCTTCGGCGGCGCCGTCCCCAAGAACTATATCCCGGCCGTGGAAAAAGGCCTGCGCGAGATTATGGAGCACGGCGTGCTGGCCGGCTACCCCACCGTGGACTTCCGGGCGGTGCTCTACGACGGCTCCTATCACCCGGTGGACTCCTCGGAATTGGCCTTCAAGCTCGCCGCACACCTGGCGTTTAAGAAGGGCATTCCCGAGGCCGGCCCCGTACTCCTGGAACCTATCATGCTGGTAAAAGTCACCGTGCCCGAGGAATACATGGGCGACGTCATCAGCGATTTCAACACACGGCGCGGCCGCGTCCAGGGCATGCACCAGGAGAAGGGCAGGGCCACCGTCACTGCCCTGGTGCCGCTGGCGGAGATGCTCCGCTACGCCATTGACCTGCGCGGCCTGACCCAGGGACGCGGTCTGTTCACCATGGAATTCTCGCACTACGACATCGTGCCCAGCCATATCGCCCAGAAGATCATCGAGCAGGCCGCCAAAGAGAAGGCGGAGAACGAATAA
- a CDS encoding TlyA family RNA methyltransferase, with amino-acid sequence MPRTERQRLDILLVERGLAETREKARRLIMAGQVLVNDQPIQKPGTAVPVDADIRLTGQMRYVSRGGYKLEAALERFGMDVAGWVAADIGASTGGFTDCLLQRGARKVYAIDVGYGQLAWSLRQDPRVVVMERVNARYLERLPEEVDIVTIDVSFISLLLILPAAVRLLRPEGIIVALIKPQFEAGREQVGKGGVVREPAVHCAVLEKVLRGALAMGLMPFGLIPSPIRGPAGNIEFLVGWQWMGEKWVPSDESSIPILISAALEEVEQNPPSEGE; translated from the coding sequence ATGCCCAGGACAGAACGACAGCGGTTAGATATCCTGCTGGTGGAGCGCGGCCTGGCGGAAACGCGCGAGAAGGCCCGCCGGCTCATTATGGCCGGCCAGGTGCTGGTCAACGACCAGCCCATCCAGAAGCCTGGCACCGCCGTTCCCGTGGACGCGGACATCCGCCTGACCGGCCAGATGCGCTATGTCAGCCGAGGCGGATATAAACTGGAGGCCGCGCTGGAGCGGTTCGGTATGGATGTCGCCGGCTGGGTCGCCGCCGACATCGGCGCCTCCACCGGCGGCTTCACGGACTGCCTCCTACAGCGCGGGGCGCGGAAGGTGTACGCCATTGATGTGGGCTACGGCCAGCTCGCCTGGTCCCTGCGGCAGGACCCACGCGTCGTGGTCATGGAGCGGGTCAACGCTCGCTATTTGGAACGACTGCCGGAAGAAGTGGACATCGTCACTATAGATGTCTCGTTCATCTCTCTGCTCCTGATCCTGCCGGCGGCGGTGCGCCTGCTCCGGCCGGAGGGCATCATTGTGGCGCTTATCAAGCCGCAGTTCGAGGCCGGCCGGGAGCAGGTCGGCAAGGGGGGTGTGGTGCGGGAGCCGGCGGTGCATTGCGCCGTCCTGGAAAAGGTCCTGCGCGGCGCGCTGGCAATGGGCCTGATGCCGTTCGGCCTCATCCCATCGCCCATCCGCGGGCCGGCCGGCAACATCGAATTCCTGGTCGGCTGGCAGTGGATGGGCGAGAAATGGGTGCCTTCCGACGAGAGCTCCATCCCCATCCTTATCTCCGCCGCGCTGGAAGAGGTGGAGCAGAATCCCCCCAGCGAAGGGGAATGA
- a CDS encoding GIY-YIG nuclease family protein: MAGLPEEWSRPGIYILWLYLPAGRVMNIGQLGMFPLPAGYYAYVGSARGAGGVRARVERHLRLEKRTRWHIDYLLPAAVVQAVWAGFDARQGECEWAERLVRRGGARRIVPGFGASDCRCAGHLLYWRRLPNRSALEAVLQPVETWLPGGTGVSAGAGSGWPGRG; this comes from the coding sequence ATGGCAGGATTACCGGAGGAGTGGTCTCGCCCGGGCATATATATCCTGTGGCTGTATCTCCCCGCCGGCAGGGTGATGAACATCGGGCAGTTGGGGATGTTTCCCCTGCCGGCCGGCTATTACGCGTATGTCGGGAGCGCCAGGGGCGCCGGCGGCGTGCGGGCGCGTGTGGAGCGGCATTTGCGGCTGGAGAAACGCACGCGCTGGCACATTGACTATCTCCTGCCGGCCGCAGTGGTGCAGGCGGTATGGGCGGGGTTCGATGCCCGGCAGGGGGAATGTGAATGGGCGGAGCGGCTGGTACGGCGAGGCGGTGCCCGCAGGATCGTGCCCGGCTTCGGCGCTTCGGACTGCCGCTGTGCCGGCCATCTGCTCTACTGGCGCAGGCTCCCGAATAGAAGCGCGCTGGAGGCGGTGCTCCAGCCGGTGGAGACCTGGCTCCCTGGCGGGACGGGCGTCAGCGCCGGCGCTGGATCAGGTTGGCCAGGTCGAGGATGA
- a CDS encoding GAF domain-containing sensor histidine kinase, whose amino-acid sequence MTAPFLLPEQSSRFLTLPGLSDLLLSRDVNLIAPGLLDRVILECQAGVGALLFVGQPGKAPVRIRHGDWSEPALRQLSRWEQAVLGELQQRRMYAVTVPAPSEARLSDGAIILLVNVPLLAGAEVVGTLTVGFTSEFPVPPDYRAMLRNAAANVGMLLRLVHDLSVSRDKLTQLELFFQIGQRMVSTLDLNRLLVDTVGIAASIVNASAASLMLVDEERQELVFEIALGEKGAVLQHTRIPLGEGIAGWVATHGKPLIVNDVARDPRFSRQIDARTGFLTQSVLCAPLQIKGKTIGVLEVLNKYSGEGFDEEDEALLMTIAGQAAIAIENARLYQSLREERDKIITAQEDVRKELARNLHDGIAAQLTAITWNIDHIERLMEKKPEDVPAELESVRQLARQASRQVRLLLFELRPVILETRGLLAALQSYVEQLSADKTLQVHLEAQPYSGRIKPKVEGTIFSIIQEAVNNARRHGQPQNIWLRLFVDEHHLHAEVEDDGLGFNRQEVERNYDTRGSLGLLNMRERAALLDGTLMIYSLSEGRERGTLVTLDVPLRPDIWETPPPAAVGPAEREEIGQNE is encoded by the coding sequence TTGACAGCGCCATTCCTGCTCCCTGAACAATCATCCCGTTTTCTGACCCTCCCCGGGCTGAGCGACCTCCTGCTTTCGCGGGATGTGAACCTGATTGCGCCGGGGCTGCTGGATCGCGTCATCTTGGAGTGTCAGGCCGGCGTGGGCGCGCTTCTCTTTGTGGGACAGCCGGGCAAAGCGCCGGTGCGCATCCGTCACGGGGATTGGTCCGAGCCGGCCCTGCGCCAGCTCAGCCGCTGGGAACAGGCGGTGCTTGGAGAACTGCAACAGCGGCGCATGTATGCGGTCACCGTGCCGGCGCCCTCGGAAGCGCGCCTCAGCGATGGGGCGATCATCCTGCTGGTAAATGTGCCCCTGCTGGCCGGCGCGGAAGTGGTGGGCACGCTGACCGTTGGATTTACCTCGGAATTCCCCGTTCCCCCCGATTACCGGGCCATGCTGCGGAACGCCGCGGCCAATGTGGGCATGCTCTTGCGCCTGGTACATGATCTGAGCGTCAGCCGGGACAAACTGACGCAGTTGGAACTGTTCTTCCAGATCGGCCAGCGTATGGTTTCCACCCTGGACCTGAACCGCTTGTTGGTGGACACGGTTGGCATTGCCGCCAGCATCGTCAACGCCAGCGCCGCGTCGCTGATGCTGGTGGATGAGGAGCGGCAGGAGCTAGTCTTTGAGATCGCGCTGGGGGAGAAGGGCGCGGTCTTACAACACACCCGCATTCCCCTGGGTGAAGGGATTGCCGGCTGGGTGGCCACCCACGGCAAGCCCCTCATCGTGAACGATGTGGCGCGCGATCCCCGCTTCTCCCGCCAAATTGATGCACGCACGGGATTTCTGACCCAATCGGTGCTCTGCGCACCCCTGCAGATCAAGGGCAAAACCATCGGGGTGTTGGAGGTGCTGAACAAGTATTCGGGCGAGGGATTTGATGAGGAGGATGAGGCCCTGCTGATGACCATCGCCGGCCAGGCCGCCATCGCCATCGAGAATGCCCGCCTGTATCAATCCCTGCGGGAGGAGCGCGATAAGATCATCACCGCGCAGGAAGATGTGCGCAAGGAACTGGCACGCAACCTGCATGACGGCATTGCCGCCCAACTGACCGCCATCACCTGGAACATAGACCACATCGAGCGGCTCATGGAGAAAAAGCCGGAGGATGTGCCGGCCGAGCTGGAATCGGTGCGGCAGTTGGCCCGCCAGGCCTCCCGGCAGGTGCGTCTCCTGCTGTTCGAACTGCGCCCGGTCATTCTCGAGACCCGGGGCCTGCTGGCGGCTCTCCAGTCCTATGTCGAGCAGTTGTCTGCGGACAAGACCTTGCAGGTGCATCTGGAGGCTCAGCCGTATTCCGGCCGGATCAAGCCTAAGGTGGAGGGCACGATTTTCTCCATCATTCAGGAGGCGGTCAATAATGCTCGCCGGCACGGCCAGCCGCAGAACATCTGGCTGAGGCTTTTTGTGGACGAGCACCACCTGCATGCGGAGGTGGAGGACGACGGGTTGGGCTTCAACCGCCAGGAGGTGGAGCGCAATTACGACACGCGCGGCAGTCTCGGCCTGCTGAACATGCGCGAGCGGGCGGCGCTTCTGGACGGCACCTTGATGATTTATTCGCTGAGCGAAGGGCGGGAGCGGGGGACGCTGGTAACGCTCGACGTGCCACTGCGGCCGGATATTTGGGAAACACCGCCGCCGGCGGCAGTTGGGCCGGCCGAAAGGGAGGAAATAGGACAGAATGAGTGA
- a CDS encoding chemotaxis protein CheW translates to MSTAEHWSEELAQFITFKLADTSFGVPIEQVLRIERYRPATRVPNAPPFLEGVTNVHGDIIPVLDLQKRLKVGPGVSNHERARIIIVEAAGQKVGMIVDDVIGIERFALAEIEPPPPMIADINGVFLAGIIHQEGTTLILLDLARVLTLAELEELETLHTTPAPQDES, encoded by the coding sequence ATGTCCACCGCAGAACACTGGTCCGAAGAACTGGCCCAATTCATCACCTTTAAGCTGGCGGACACCAGTTTCGGCGTCCCCATTGAACAGGTCCTGCGCATCGAAAGATACCGGCCGGCCACCCGCGTGCCCAACGCGCCCCCCTTCCTTGAAGGCGTGACCAATGTGCACGGCGATATCATCCCAGTGCTGGACCTGCAGAAGCGCCTGAAGGTCGGCCCTGGGGTATCGAATCACGAACGGGCGCGCATCATCATCGTGGAGGCCGCCGGCCAGAAGGTCGGCATGATCGTGGATGATGTCATCGGCATCGAACGCTTTGCGCTCGCGGAGATCGAACCACCCCCTCCCATGATCGCCGATATCAATGGGGTGTTCCTCGCCGGCATCATCCACCAGGAAGGCACAACGCTCATCCTGCTGGACCTGGCACGGGTGCTGACCCTCGCGGAACTGGAGGAGCTGGAAACACTGCATACCACACCCGCCCCACAAGATGAGTCATGA
- a CDS encoding tetratricopeptide repeat protein: MSEGILPAADIEAWKSAGVDAFRRGDYQAAEEAFQQALAQCERTGDEAGQAEMRVNLGVLAIQRGDYASAERLLQEALEAFRRLGRRSEEAQVLGNLGTLYERRGQAGRASEYYRQAVTIFEELGERENAQATLAALTRLQVTHRKWLESLFTYERMLAAGQKLTFKQRLFHWLFRLMSRLMRL; this comes from the coding sequence ATGAGTGAGGGGATTCTGCCTGCCGCTGACATCGAGGCGTGGAAGTCCGCCGGCGTGGATGCGTTCCGCCGTGGGGATTACCAGGCGGCGGAGGAAGCGTTCCAGCAGGCGCTGGCGCAGTGCGAGCGCACGGGGGATGAAGCAGGGCAGGCCGAGATGCGGGTGAACCTCGGCGTGCTGGCCATCCAGCGTGGGGATTACGCCAGTGCCGAGCGCCTGCTTCAGGAGGCGCTGGAGGCATTCCGCCGGCTGGGCCGGCGCTCCGAGGAAGCCCAGGTGCTGGGCAATCTGGGGACGCTGTACGAGCGCCGCGGCCAGGCTGGGCGCGCCTCGGAATATTACCGGCAGGCAGTGACGATATTCGAGGAATTGGGCGAGCGGGAGAACGCCCAGGCCACGCTGGCGGCGCTGACGCGCCTGCAGGTGACCCATCGGAAGTGGTTGGAATCGCTGTTCACCTATGAGCGCATGCTGGCCGCCGGCCAAAAGCTGACGTTCAAGCAGAGGCTGTTTCACTGGCTGTTCCGCCTCATGAGCCGGCTGATGAGGTTGTGA
- a CDS encoding protein-glutamate O-methyltransferase CheR: protein MEERTSPELELLLRYIAQERGIDCRKYKTNFLERRLASRMRVHHVSDYRSYLYILKKHPEELDALLDNLTINLTYFFRDQSVFEALRKEVLAPLIRERDHPGRRQLRLWSAGCATGEEPYSLAILLHQLLGTGLPHWDITLLATDLDEKALAKARAGVYDAFSFREVPAQELSPYFATHNSRYHLVPEVKSLVTFQRHDLLGDSYPSNMDVILCRNVLIYFTREQHDYIFTMFHRALRDGGVLVTGKTEIMLGPQAACFKAVNLREHIYRKVGGAVPSRPPASS from the coding sequence CGCACTTCCCCCGAACTGGAGCTGCTCCTCCGCTACATTGCCCAGGAACGCGGCATTGACTGCCGCAAATACAAGACCAACTTCCTGGAGCGCCGGCTCGCCTCCCGCATGCGCGTCCATCACGTCTCCGACTACCGATCCTACCTGTACATCCTGAAAAAACATCCCGAGGAGCTCGATGCCCTCCTGGACAACCTCACCATCAATCTGACCTACTTCTTCCGGGACCAGAGCGTCTTCGAGGCTCTGCGGAAAGAGGTCCTTGCTCCGCTGATCCGGGAGCGCGACCATCCCGGCCGGCGTCAGCTCCGGCTGTGGAGCGCCGGCTGTGCCACCGGCGAGGAACCATACTCCCTCGCCATCCTCCTGCATCAACTGCTGGGAACCGGCCTGCCGCACTGGGACATCACCCTCCTTGCCACAGACCTGGACGAGAAGGCGCTGGCGAAGGCGCGCGCCGGCGTGTACGATGCCTTCAGCTTCCGGGAAGTCCCCGCGCAGGAACTATCGCCCTATTTCGCCACACACAACAGCCGCTATCATCTCGTGCCCGAGGTCAAATCGCTGGTCACCTTCCAGCGCCATGATCTGCTCGGCGATTCCTACCCGTCCAACATGGATGTGATCTTGTGCCGCAATGTGCTGATTTATTTCACCCGCGAACAGCATGACTACATCTTTACCATGTTCCACCGCGCCCTGAGGGACGGCGGAGTGCTGGTCACCGGCAAGACGGAGATCATGCTGGGGCCGCAGGCGGCCTGCTTCAAGGCCGTCAACCTGCGTGAACACATCTACCGCAAGGTGGGAGGCGCAGTGCCATCCCGCCCGCCGGCATCGTCGTAG
- a CDS encoding transcriptional regulator → MKVQAEARAVPRTVAELLRRARLGAGVEVEECAGLLGVSPEEYLAYESGEKEVSLPQLELLSRHFDVPVTYFWHEPQAEHQEVASLPPQMFLAVRRRMIGVLLRQARLAASQSLSECARVLGVDSETIASYEYGKEDIPFSHLRRLADFLHVPLTYFTDESLLSHSEKERQMLELLEQMPADVREFVLKPANVLYLRLAMLLSELSVDTLRRLGEGLLDITL, encoded by the coding sequence ATGAAGGTGCAGGCGGAGGCGCGGGCAGTGCCCCGCACGGTGGCGGAGCTGTTGCGGCGGGCGAGGCTGGGCGCCGGCGTGGAGGTGGAGGAATGCGCCGGCCTGCTGGGCGTGTCCCCCGAAGAGTACCTGGCCTATGAGTCGGGCGAGAAGGAAGTCAGCCTGCCGCAGTTGGAGCTGTTGAGCCGGCATTTCGATGTCCCGGTCACCTATTTCTGGCATGAGCCGCAGGCGGAGCATCAGGAAGTGGCGTCGCTTCCCCCGCAGATGTTCCTGGCTGTCCGCCGGCGTATGATCGGCGTGCTCCTGCGGCAGGCGCGGCTGGCCGCCAGCCAGAGCCTGAGCGAGTGCGCGCGGGTGCTGGGGGTGGATTCCGAGACCATTGCCAGCTATGAGTACGGCAAGGAGGATATTCCCTTTTCCCACCTGCGCCGGCTGGCTGACTTCCTGCATGTGCCCCTGACCTATTTCACTGATGAGAGCCTGCTCTCACACTCGGAGAAGGAGCGGCAGATGCTGGAACTGCTGGAGCAGATGCCGGCAGATGTGCGGGAGTTTGTCCTGAAGCCGGCCAACGTGCTGTATCTCCGGCTGGCCATGCTGTTGAGCGAACTTTCCGTGGATACCCTGCGGCGGCTGGGCGAGGGCCTGCTGGATATCACGCTGTAG